CAGGTGCAGCGCGATGGCGCCGGCCTCGAGGCGCGGCGGACCGAGCTGGCCACGCAGCTCGAGGAGAGACGCGAGACCTTCCGGGAGGCCAAAGAAAAGCTGGAGGCGCAGGAAGCGACCTTCGATCGCGCCCGCTCCGATCTCCTGGCGGTGAAGCAGCGCACCTTCGACTTCGCCGAGACTTCGGCGTCGCGGCGGAGCGAGATCGAAGTGCTGCGCGCCAAGCTGGAATCGAACGGAGCGCGGGAGCTGCAGCTGGCAGACACGGCGCGGGACGCCTCGGACCGGGCGGCCCGCCTGGCGGAAGAGCTGGCGGCGGTGACCAAGCAGGTGGAGGCCGCCGAGGGGCGGCGGACCGAGCGGCAGCGCCAGGCCGACGCGGCGATGGACCGCGACGAGGAGCTGGTGGGCCTGCTCGAGGCGCGGCGCGAAGAGCGCGCACAGCTCCGTGCCGAGCTCGATACGGCGCGCTCGCGTTTGGACCTCCTCCGCACGCTGGAGGATTCCCGCGAAGGCTACGGGCGGGGGCCGAAGAACGTTCTCGAACGCCACGCCGGGACGCCGCGCTTGCTCGGCAGCCTCGCCGAGCTCGTGCAGGCGCCGCGAGCGTTGGAAGCCGCCTTCGACGCGTTGCTCGCCGACGTGCTCGACGCCATCCTCGTCCGCGATCTGGACAGCGCCCTCGATCTCGTCGGCGAGCTCCGCGACCAGGACCTCGGCCGCGCCACCTTCGTCGTTCCCGGGGCGGAGACCACGTCGTCGGACTCGGGATGGCGCGACATCCTCGGCCAGCCCGGTGTCGTGGGCCTGGCGGTGGATCTGGTCACCCTCGAGGGCCGAGCGGGGCAGGCGCTGCGCCGGCTGCTGGCGCAAGCCGTCGTGGTCGAAGATGCCGCCACCGCACGGCGTCTCCTGCTGCAGTACAGCGAGCCCAATCTCCGTCTCGCCACGCGGGACGGTTTGCTCTTCACCGGCGCCGGTCTGGTGCGCGGCGGCGGCGGTGGGGAAAGCGGCGCCGGACTCCTCGGCCGCAAGCAGCGCCTGCAGGAGCTCGGCGAGCGCGTCACGGCGGTGGAAGAGTCGCTGGCGGAGACGACGGCGAGCTGCGCCGCCACGGAGACGACCTTGCGCCTCTGCCGCAACGAACGGCGCGAGATGGAGCAGATCCTGCGCTTCGACGAGGAGGAGCTGCTGCGCCTGTCGGTCACCCGGGCTTCGCTCTCCACCGCCTTCGAGGAATGCAACGGGCGCTGCGGCGAGGCGCAGCACGCTCTGGGCGCGGTGGAGGCGGAAAGCGAGCGCTTGGCGCAGGCCTTGCCCGAGCTCACCCAGGACGCGGAACGGCTGACCCGGGAGAACGAAGAACAGAAGCGCGCGGTGGCGGCGCTGGAAGCCGAGTTCAACTCCATCGAGAGCGAGCGCGAGCGGCTGCGTCACGACACCAACGAGCTGCGCGTCGCCTTCGTCGAGGTCCGCGGCGAGGTCGAGTCCTGCGAGCGGCAGAGCGAGAGACTGGAAGAGCTGGAGCGCGAGCTCGCCGATCTGCGCACCCGCCGGCAAGAGGACGTGGAGCGTGCCGCCCGCGATCTGGAGACCTGGGCGCGGGAGAGCACCGAGGCCCAGGCCGAGGCGGCCAAACTGGCGCAGGAAATGGAAGCGGCGCGGCAGCAGCGCGACGAGGTGGGCGTGCGTCTCGACGCCCAGCGCACCCAGCTGGAAGCGGAGCAGGCGGAGCTGCACGCGCACGACAAGGAGCGACGGGAGCAACAGAACCGCCAGCACGCCCTGGAGCTGCAGCTCTCTCAGGGCAGCATGCAGGCGCAGAACCTCCTGGAACGCATCCAGGAGCAGTACGGCCTGGCGGAAGCGGAACTCCTGACGCTCCAGTTCGAGTGGAGCGATGCGGATCCAGTGCCGGACGAGGACGTGGTGCGCGAGCTGCGGGACAGCATCGGCAAGCTCGGGCCGGTGAACCTGCTGGCGCTGGAGGAGTTCGACAGCAAGAGCGAGCGTCTCACCTTCCTCGAGGCCCAGCGCGCCGACCTGGCCCAGGCCAGCGCCTCGTTGCAGCAGACCATCGAGAAGATCAACACCACTGCTTGCTTCCTCTTCCTCGAGACCTACGAGCAGGTGCGGCAGCATTTCCGCGAGACCATCCGCACCGTCTTCGAAGGCGGCGAGGGCGATCTCGTCCTCACCCAACCGTCGGAGCCCTTGGAAAGCGACGTGGAGCTCCGGGTGCGGCCGCGG
The nucleotide sequence above comes from Candidatus Krumholzibacteriia bacterium. Encoded proteins:
- the smc gene encoding chromosome segregation protein SMC, whose product is MLIKKLELSGFKSFMNPAALDFGGGITAILGPNGCGKSNVVDALRWVLGEQSAKQLRGERMANVVFGGTRHRKPLGMAEVSVTFSNLDGRMATPYQEVRLTRRLSREGESDYLVNGAPVRLKDLRDLLTDTGAGSHGYSIIEREMVDTVIGGHEDLRRFLLEEASGIMKYRLRRREAERKLEMTAQDLLRLDDLVEEVAREVRSLRRQLGRTRRYQELQEQLRRTETYLAQRRLLRYREETARLRAELEDVQHFGVGEDAASEAIGARIAALRLEMADIERVWREHSMRCESLAEKLRGREQALVLLRERSDTTRDAQAAARGEIEATADRLLQVQRDGAGLEARRTELATQLEERRETFREAKEKLEAQEATFDRARSDLLAVKQRTFDFAETSASRRSEIEVLRAKLESNGARELQLADTARDASDRAARLAEELAAVTKQVEAAEGRRTERQRQADAAMDRDEELVGLLEARREERAQLRAELDTARSRLDLLRTLEDSREGYGRGPKNVLERHAGTPRLLGSLAELVQAPRALEAAFDALLADVLDAILVRDLDSALDLVGELRDQDLGRATFVVPGAETTSSDSGWRDILGQPGVVGLAVDLVTLEGRAGQALRRLLAQAVVVEDAATARRLLLQYSEPNLRLATRDGLLFTGAGLVRGGGGGESGAGLLGRKQRLQELGERVTAVEESLAETTASCAATETTLRLCRNERREMEQILRFDEEELLRLSVTRASLSTAFEECNGRCGEAQHALGAVEAESERLAQALPELTQDAERLTRENEEQKRAVAALEAEFNSIESERERLRHDTNELRVAFVEVRGEVESCERQSERLEELERELADLRTRRQEDVERAARDLETWARESTEAQAEAAKLAQEMEAARQQRDEVGVRLDAQRTQLEAEQAELHAHDKERREQQNRQHALELQLSQGSMQAQNLLERIQEQYGLAEAELLTLQFEWSDADPVPDEDVVRELRDSIGKLGPVNLLALEEFDSKSERLTFLEAQRADLAQASASLQQTIEKINTTACFLFLETYEQVRQHFRETIRTVFEGGEGDLVLTQPSEPLESDVELRVRPRGKKIDTLTQLSSGERALTAIALLFSIYLVKPSPFCVFDEVDAPLDDANIARFLALLDRFKDHTQFIVITHNKLTMEAADYLYGVTMEEEGVSKLVSVALDGKLAGQPRSLRRKTERATVRAATLLRSAEVGVLPVEEGAPAAAAELEVPAGDNGSSAATQEANARPAAATLVGNGKRRPAARLEKGVAAALLAAAERSETEEPAAEEARAEEPLV